One Paenibacillus crassostreae DNA segment encodes these proteins:
- a CDS encoding tryptophan-rich sensory protein: MSKHNFYMWITLVSFIIMLIVNCLANTTLLGGRTTGEISNMYPTYMTPAGYAFTIWIVIYILLAGFIYYLFRQNNIGRKSISSIGIVFTLSNIINILWLLLWQYLYIELSVVAMLLLLLTLIHLYRRTMQITNLTIIEQWIVKLPFSLYLGWISIATILNIAIVLSKNEWGVFDLEERTWAVLMLCIGGVVALLSSYPYRDSVIPLVYIWAYIAIALKQRNDEQVFLAASILIVILFVYSMWLFLIRNRDRD, encoded by the coding sequence TTGTCGAAACATAACTTTTATATGTGGATAACCCTCGTCTCATTTATAATCATGTTAATCGTCAACTGTCTTGCAAATACCACACTTCTTGGTGGGAGAACCACTGGAGAAATATCCAATATGTATCCTACGTACATGACACCTGCTGGATATGCTTTCACGATCTGGATCGTCATCTATATCCTTCTTGCAGGATTCATATACTACCTGTTCAGACAAAATAATATCGGACGCAAATCCATATCATCCATTGGAATTGTGTTCACACTTAGCAATATCATCAATATCTTATGGCTCTTATTATGGCAGTACCTCTATATTGAATTGTCAGTTGTAGCTATGTTGTTGCTCTTACTAACACTAATTCACTTGTATCGGCGTACGATGCAGATCACTAACCTTACCATAATTGAACAATGGATAGTCAAACTACCATTCAGTCTCTATTTAGGTTGGATTAGTATTGCTACCATCTTGAATATTGCTATCGTACTCTCGAAGAATGAATGGGGAGTATTCGATCTAGAAGAACGAACCTGGGCTGTCCTTATGCTCTGTATCGGAGGTGTTGTCGCCTTATTATCTAGCTACCCTTATCGCGATAGCGTAATCCCGCTTGTTTACATCTGGGCATATATTGCCATTGCCTTAAAGCAAAGGAACGATGAACAAGTTTTCCTAGCAGCCTCTATCCTGATCGTCATTCTATTCGTTTACTCGATGTGGTTGTTCCTGATCCGCAATCGAGATCGTGATTAA